One Synechococcus sp. CC9605 genomic window carries:
- the urtE gene encoding urea ABC transporter ATP-binding subunit UrtE, whose amino-acid sequence MHPTSTDLILKASGVNVYYGEGHILRDVDLQIPQGEMVCLIGRNGVGKTTFLKTLIGLLQQKSGSIEYESTQLLKQPPYRRARNGIGYVSQGRDIIPRLTVRENLMLGMEALPGGMGKNRHIDPFIYELFPILEEFLNRRGGDLSGGQQQQLAIARALLGKPKLLLLDEPTEGIQPSIILDIERAVQRIIKETGISVLLVEQHLHFVRQSNFYYAMQRGGIVSSGPTSSLSESVIQEFLTV is encoded by the coding sequence ATGCACCCAACTTCTACTGACTTAATTCTTAAGGCTTCAGGTGTCAATGTTTACTATGGCGAAGGTCACATTCTCAGGGATGTCGATCTGCAAATTCCCCAGGGAGAAATGGTCTGCCTGATCGGTCGAAATGGTGTGGGTAAAACCACGTTCCTGAAAACATTGATTGGTCTGCTTCAACAGAAAAGCGGGTCTATTGAATACGAGTCAACCCAGCTACTTAAACAACCTCCATATCGCCGAGCACGTAATGGCATTGGCTATGTTTCCCAAGGTAGGGATATTATTCCGCGTCTGACAGTTCGTGAGAATTTGATGCTTGGTATGGAAGCATTACCTGGTGGAATGGGCAAAAATCGCCATATAGATCCTTTCATCTACGAACTCTTCCCTATTCTTGAAGAGTTTCTGAATCGTCGTGGTGGTGATCTTAGTGGTGGTCAACAGCAGCAGCTCGCCATTGCTCGTGCGTTGCTTGGCAAGCCCAAGCTGCTTTTGCTTGATGAGCCTACAGAGGGGATTCAGCCATCAATCATCCTGGATATTGAGAGGGCTGTTCAACGCATCATCAAGGAGACAGGGATCAGCGTTTTGTTGGTGGAACAGCACCTCCATTTTGTGCGTCAATCTAACTTCTACTACGCCATGCAGCGTGGTGGAATTGTCTCAAGTGGCCCTACGTCCTCTTTGTCCGAGTCTGTCATTCAGGAGTTTCTGACTGTTTGA
- a CDS encoding DUF1830 domain-containing protein: MVKMIECVYKNDTSRMVIVKCIGADHFYREKVVMPTEVFWFEAPEDARLEIWKMSMTGQMLHVRADVSDYAMNDELATKSLWAS; encoded by the coding sequence ATGGTCAAGATGATTGAGTGTGTTTACAAAAACGACACCAGTCGGATGGTGATCGTGAAATGTATTGGTGCAGACCACTTCTACCGAGAGAAGGTGGTGATGCCCACAGAAGTTTTTTGGTTCGAAGCGCCCGAGGATGCGCGCCTTGAAATCTGGAAAATGTCGATGACAGGGCAGATGCTGCATGTGCGTGCTGACGTGAGCGATTACGCCATGAACGATGAGCTTGCAACAAAATCCCTCTGGGCCAGCTGA
- the urtC gene encoding urea ABC transporter permease subunit UrtC has translation MKLFKRLIPWILLAFAFFILPAMADKDLFGFSQFRLNLFGRYFSLAFVALGIDLIWGYTGLLSLGQGIFFSLGGYAIAMHLLLVTKNDFTTGANGLPKFFENYGVDQLPFFWEPFWSFPVSIAAIFIVPSIVAGLVGYLIFRNRIKGVYFSIITQASLMVFYHFFNGQQKLVNGTNGLKTSTTEIFGLQAGSDDAQLLFYRITLILLPFAFLLCKYLTSGRFGDALIGIRDDEPRLRFSGFNPTPFKVIVFVVAGGLAGVSGALYTVQSGIVSPQFMSISMSIEMVIWVAVGGRGTLVGPILGAVIVNYLRSLVSEALPEAWLFVQGALFVFVVVLMPDGIYGWFTKGGFRAMLAAFGLAKKTATYPKLDLDESVQSESASV, from the coding sequence ATGAAACTTTTTAAGCGCCTAATCCCCTGGATCCTCCTGGCTTTTGCCTTTTTCATATTGCCAGCTATGGCAGATAAAGACCTATTTGGTTTTTCACAGTTTCGATTAAATTTGTTTGGTCGCTACTTTTCCCTCGCTTTTGTTGCCCTTGGTATTGACCTCATTTGGGGCTATACAGGTTTGCTCAGTCTGGGTCAAGGGATTTTCTTCTCCCTCGGTGGTTACGCCATCGCGATGCACCTGTTGCTGGTCACCAAAAATGACTTTACAACTGGGGCCAACGGATTGCCGAAATTCTTTGAAAACTATGGTGTCGATCAGTTGCCATTCTTTTGGGAACCTTTCTGGTCATTCCCTGTTTCGATAGCTGCAATTTTTATTGTCCCGTCGATTGTGGCAGGACTCGTTGGCTACCTCATTTTTAGAAACAGAATCAAGGGTGTGTACTTCTCAATCATCACCCAGGCTTCGTTGATGGTTTTTTACCACTTCTTTAATGGACAGCAGAAACTTGTCAATGGAACCAATGGTCTTAAAACCAGCACCACTGAAATTTTTGGTCTGCAAGCTGGTTCAGACGATGCTCAATTACTGTTTTACCGCATCACGCTAATACTTCTCCCCTTCGCATTTTTGCTTTGCAAATACCTTACTTCTGGTCGCTTTGGTGATGCGCTTATTGGAATTCGTGATGATGAACCACGTCTTCGCTTTTCAGGATTTAATCCAACTCCATTTAAGGTGATTGTTTTTGTTGTGGCAGGCGGTCTTGCAGGTGTTTCAGGCGCTCTTTACACGGTTCAATCCGGTATTGTTTCTCCGCAATTCATGTCTATTTCAATGTCCATTGAAATGGTTATTTGGGTTGCTGTTGGAGGTAGAGGTACACTCGTAGGCCCAATTCTTGGCGCTGTAATTGTCAATTACCTCAGGAGTTTAGTCAGTGAAGCACTTCCAGAAGCGTGGCTATTTGTTCAGGGGGCACTCTTTGTGTTCGTTGTTGTTTTAATGCCTGATGGCATCTACGGCTGGTTCACCAAAGGTGGATTCCGAGCCATGCTTGCCGCCTTCGGTCTAGCCAAGAAGACTGCTACTTATCCCAAGCTAGACCTTGATGAGTCAGTTCAAAGTGAGTCTGCATCAGTCTAA
- the urtD gene encoding urea ABC transporter ATP-binding protein UrtD, with translation MSQTILDLDDVSVSFDGFYALTDLSFSLRPGELRSIIGPNGAGKTTFLDVITGKVRPTKGDVTLRGKSIVGLSEQKISRLGVGRKFQTPRVWENLTVQRNLELTASPNKNPFALLTETLSDVVKDEVFKIMEYVGLAPYAKWQAGSLSHGQKQWLAISMLVAQSPDIILLDEPVAGLTDEETSKTADLIKSLAGEHTVVVIEHDMEFIRDLGAPVTVLHQGQKLTEGMLEEVKADPRVIEVYLGESDDD, from the coding sequence ATGTCACAAACCATTCTTGATCTAGACGACGTCAGCGTCAGTTTTGATGGCTTCTATGCCCTCACAGATCTTTCCTTTTCGCTACGCCCCGGCGAGCTTCGCTCGATTATCGGCCCAAATGGAGCCGGTAAAACAACTTTCCTGGATGTGATTACTGGCAAAGTCCGTCCAACAAAAGGGGATGTGACACTCCGAGGCAAAAGCATCGTCGGCCTCTCTGAGCAAAAGATTTCTCGCCTTGGCGTCGGACGTAAGTTCCAGACTCCTCGTGTTTGGGAGAATTTGACTGTTCAGCGTAATCTTGAGCTTACGGCATCGCCTAACAAGAATCCCTTCGCGCTCCTCACTGAAACTTTGAGTGATGTAGTCAAAGACGAAGTCTTTAAGATCATGGAGTATGTCGGTCTTGCTCCTTATGCCAAGTGGCAGGCGGGTTCGTTGTCCCACGGTCAGAAGCAGTGGCTTGCTATTTCCATGTTAGTTGCCCAGTCTCCCGATATTATTCTTTTGGATGAACCCGTCGCTGGTCTGACGGATGAAGAAACGTCCAAAACTGCAGATCTAATCAAATCCCTTGCAGGCGAGCACACTGTTGTTGTGATTGAACACGACATGGAGTTTATCCGTGATCTTGGTGCTCCTGTTACTGTGCTTCATCAAGGACAGAAACTGACGGAAGGGATGCTGGAGGAGGTAAAGGCAGATCCCCGTGTTATTGAAGTGTATCTTGGTGAATCTGATGATGACTAA
- a CDS encoding formamidase, with protein sequence MASTGSVSSWEESLLVAMIQYPVPVIKGPEDIQTQVDQICKAVATTKAGYPEADLIVMPEYSTQGLNTSIWTYDEMLLTIDSPEIGRFKQACKENDVWGVFSLMEVNDDPSKPPFNTAIIINSDGEIALHYRKLQPWVPIEPWSPGNYGMPVCDGPKGSKLAVCICHDGMFPELAREAAYKGANVYIRISGYSTQVNDQWIWTNRTNAWQNLMYTISVNLAGYDGVFYYFGEGTVCNYDGNVIQQGHRNPWEIVTAELFPRLVDKARENWALENNIFNLGCRAYVGKPGGEKENYLTWVEDLAKGEYKLPWDSSIRVRDGWKYYPEGVKLGPMPKNGTTSEKPVEAVTV encoded by the coding sequence ATGGCCAGCACCGGCAGCGTCAGCTCTTGGGAAGAATCTCTGCTCGTAGCGATGATTCAGTATCCGGTCCCAGTGATTAAAGGGCCGGAGGATATTCAGACCCAGGTTGATCAAATCTGCAAAGCAGTTGCAACAACCAAAGCCGGCTATCCAGAAGCCGACCTGATCGTGATGCCGGAGTACTCGACTCAGGGGCTCAACACATCAATCTGGACATACGATGAGATGCTCCTGACCATCGATTCACCAGAAATTGGCCGTTTCAAGCAAGCCTGCAAAGAGAACGACGTTTGGGGAGTGTTTTCATTAATGGAGGTCAATGACGACCCAAGCAAACCTCCCTTTAATACAGCAATCATCATTAATTCAGATGGCGAAATAGCACTGCACTACCGGAAACTGCAGCCCTGGGTACCCATCGAGCCTTGGTCACCAGGCAACTACGGCATGCCTGTCTGTGATGGGCCCAAAGGCTCCAAGCTCGCAGTCTGCATCTGCCATGACGGCATGTTCCCAGAACTAGCAAGAGAAGCTGCTTACAAGGGGGCGAATGTCTACATCCGCATTTCAGGTTATTCGACACAGGTCAACGACCAGTGGATTTGGACCAACCGAACCAATGCCTGGCAGAACCTGATGTACACCATCTCGGTCAACCTGGCTGGTTACGATGGTGTCTTCTACTACTTCGGCGAAGGAACAGTCTGCAACTACGACGGCAACGTCATTCAGCAAGGTCATCGGAACCCATGGGAAATAGTTACAGCTGAACTATTCCCACGGCTTGTTGACAAGGCGAGAGAAAATTGGGCACTTGAAAACAACATCTTTAATCTAGGATGTCGTGCCTACGTGGGCAAGCCAGGTGGCGAAAAAGAGAACTACCTCACCTGGGTAGAAGACCTAGCCAAAGGCGAATACAAACTCCCTTGGGACAGCAGCATTCGGGTCCGCGACGGGTGGAAGTACTACCCCGAAGGCGTGAAGCTGGGACCAATGCCGAAAAACGGAACAACAAGCGAAAAGCCTGTTGAAGCAGTGACGGTTTAA
- the urtB gene encoding urea ABC transporter permease subunit UrtB, with protein sequence MELVFSQILDGLSIGSVLLLAATGLAIVFGLMGVINLAHGEFMMLGAYVTFVVQNIFRPLGGTAFELYYIVALVASFVVTALVGVLLERTLIRRLYGRPLETLLATWGVSLVLIQFVRSVSLAMVLGIGVTALLGWLAQRFLPMSLKQASFSNYLGGAFWALAGVLGIFSINIFVSFGRFFSNPWFGPRNIDVTAPKWLQGSWGSVAGIELPGIRIFIIVLSALLLAAVAWFLTKSVWGVRIRSVTQNREMSNCLGIPTDSVDSITFGIGSGLAGVAGCAITLLGSVGPNLGASYIVSCFMVIVLGGVGNLVGTVIASMMLGIIQSIIGSGSLLIAFPDMPSGLQAVTEFFATTSMSLVLVFIFIIAFLQFKPTGMFPQKGRSVDA encoded by the coding sequence ATGGAGCTAGTTTTTTCACAGATTCTTGACGGCTTAAGCATCGGTTCTGTGCTTTTGCTTGCGGCGACTGGCTTGGCCATCGTCTTTGGATTGATGGGTGTGATTAACCTCGCCCATGGTGAATTTATGATGTTGGGCGCCTACGTTACGTTTGTGGTTCAAAACATATTCCGCCCTCTTGGGGGAACTGCTTTTGAGCTGTATTACATCGTGGCACTTGTTGCTTCCTTCGTGGTAACAGCCTTAGTTGGTGTTTTATTGGAGCGCACATTGATCCGTAGGTTGTATGGGCGCCCCCTCGAAACCCTTTTGGCTACGTGGGGTGTCAGCCTGGTCCTGATTCAGTTCGTTCGCAGTGTTTCACTGGCCATGGTGCTGGGAATCGGTGTTACGGCACTGCTGGGCTGGTTAGCCCAACGCTTTTTGCCTATGTCTTTGAAACAAGCATCGTTTTCAAATTATCTCGGTGGAGCTTTTTGGGCTTTGGCAGGCGTGCTGGGGATTTTTTCGATCAATATTTTCGTTTCGTTTGGGCGTTTTTTCTCCAATCCTTGGTTCGGGCCTAGAAATATAGATGTTACGGCACCCAAATGGTTACAGGGAAGCTGGGGTTCGGTTGCTGGAATAGAGCTGCCTGGCATCAGGATTTTCATTATTGTCTTGTCGGCACTTTTGCTGGCAGCTGTTGCCTGGTTCCTGACCAAAAGTGTCTGGGGCGTTCGCATACGCTCAGTGACACAAAACCGTGAAATGAGTAACTGCCTTGGTATTCCGACCGACAGCGTTGACAGCATTACATTCGGTATTGGATCGGGTCTTGCTGGTGTAGCTGGTTGTGCCATCACCCTGCTGGGCTCTGTAGGTCCAAACCTCGGGGCGTCTTACATCGTCTCATGCTTCATGGTGATTGTTCTTGGTGGCGTTGGTAACCTGGTTGGAACCGTGATTGCATCCATGATGTTGGGGATTATTCAGTCCATCATTGGATCGGGTTCTCTTTTAATTGCATTCCCAGATATGCCCTCAGGTTTGCAGGCGGTAACCGAGTTCTTTGCAACAACAAGTATGTCCTTGGTCCTCGTCTTTATCTTTATTATTGCCTTCCTTCAGTTCAAACCAACCGGTATGTTCCCTCAAAAGGGACGATCAGTTGATGCTTAA
- a CDS encoding glycosyl transferase: MDFQQGLISTVHDYSLGNLDAVAFNQELSQRPTTLLIPCLMEEFSRPALGLIRDTLSGLKGLNELVVALAAKSAEDVKAAEKFFEGMPFPVRVHWTNGPAVRELLESVGELGLDVTGPPGKGWAVWQGLGVACQNAEVVGLFDADIRTFGSAYPERMLRPLLDRSHGIAYVKAFYSRLSLETQALQGRATRLFVGPLLASLEQVFGPLPYLEYLQSFRYPLAGEFAFTADLAMNLRIPSDWGLEVGLLSEVYRHVASSRIAQVDLGLFDHKHKELGQQPSEGLQRMAGEIFGTVLRGLMEHEGCVMSMDQLPTLEVLYRRVGEDRVRQFGLDSAINRLPYDRHGEELAVQNFAGLLRPGLAKLMQAPIAHQLPSWSRLRSCNSALQADLAAAGQADRTSPKRPNHNPQLITSELAA, encoded by the coding sequence ATGGATTTTCAACAGGGCCTGATCAGCACCGTCCACGATTACAGCTTGGGCAATCTTGATGCGGTTGCCTTCAACCAGGAATTAAGTCAGCGACCCACCACCCTGCTGATCCCCTGCCTGATGGAGGAATTCAGCCGCCCGGCCCTCGGCCTGATTCGCGACACACTCTCAGGTCTGAAGGGACTCAACGAGCTGGTGGTGGCGCTGGCAGCCAAAAGCGCCGAAGACGTCAAAGCGGCAGAAAAATTCTTTGAAGGGATGCCCTTCCCTGTTCGAGTGCACTGGACCAACGGACCCGCCGTCCGTGAGTTACTCGAGTCCGTCGGCGAACTGGGGCTCGACGTGACCGGACCACCGGGCAAAGGCTGGGCCGTTTGGCAGGGGCTCGGGGTGGCTTGCCAGAATGCTGAGGTGGTTGGCCTGTTCGATGCCGACATCAGAACCTTTGGATCGGCGTATCCAGAGCGCATGCTCCGTCCCCTTCTGGATCGATCCCACGGCATTGCCTACGTCAAGGCGTTCTACAGCCGTCTATCTCTCGAAACCCAAGCGCTTCAGGGCCGAGCCACCCGACTGTTTGTTGGCCCACTGCTGGCCAGCCTGGAGCAGGTTTTCGGGCCTCTGCCGTACCTGGAGTACCTGCAGTCATTCCGGTATCCCCTGGCTGGTGAATTCGCCTTCACCGCCGATCTGGCCATGAATCTGCGCATTCCATCGGACTGGGGACTGGAGGTGGGACTGCTGTCTGAGGTGTATCGGCATGTGGCCTCCAGCCGAATCGCTCAAGTGGATCTGGGGCTGTTCGACCACAAACACAAGGAGCTGGGTCAGCAACCCAGCGAAGGCCTGCAGCGCATGGCAGGCGAGATTTTCGGCACGGTCTTGCGCGGCCTGATGGAACACGAAGGCTGTGTGATGTCGATGGATCAACTGCCAACCCTGGAAGTGCTGTACCGGCGGGTTGGTGAGGATCGCGTACGGCAGTTCGGCCTTGATTCAGCGATCAATCGATTGCCTTATGACCGCCATGGCGAAGAACTGGCGGTTCAAAATTTCGCCGGCCTGCTGCGCCCCGGCCTGGCCAAGCTGATGCAGGCACCGATTGCCCATCAACTTCCCAGCTGGTCGCGACTGCGGAGCTGCAATTCAGCCCTTCAAGCTGACCTGGCCGCAGCAGGACAGGCAGATCGCACATCCCCGAAACGGCCGAATCACAACCCGCAACTCATCACCTCTGAACTCGCTGCTTGA
- a CDS encoding FmdB family zinc ribbon protein yields MPVYEFSCSTNECPTYEVWRSISDRDTSTECPECGSQGRRLFNPPMMITGGLRLKTERKEPQLVTKKVREASTKPRLQESTARPWMLNRGC; encoded by the coding sequence ATGCCCGTTTACGAATTCTCCTGTTCCACCAACGAATGCCCGACCTATGAAGTGTGGAGATCGATCTCAGATCGTGACACCAGCACGGAATGTCCAGAGTGCGGAAGTCAGGGACGGCGGCTGTTCAATCCACCAATGATGATCACAGGTGGCTTGCGATTGAAGACTGAGCGGAAAGAACCTCAACTCGTCACCAAAAAAGTACGAGAAGCTTCCACCAAACCACGGCTTCAAGAAAGCACCGCACGACCTTGGATGCTAAATCGCGGTTGCTGA